TGATTTGCTGACAAGTGACAATTCTGAATTTGGTGACGGAACATCCGGGTTAACTGACTACGACCATGCGTCATTTGATCTCGGACATAGTGATGCTGGTGATAATTCCGATGTTGCGTCGTTTGAAGCCGCCCATGTGCTTGATACATCTACCAGTAGTGCGGCCAATTCAGCGACTGAGATCATTTTTGTCATTGATGATGTGGTTGATGCGGACCAGTTGCTTGCCGATCTTGATCCTGTTTACGAAGTTGTCTTTCTGGATGCAGATCAGGACGGCCTTTTGCAGATGGCGGACTATCTTGCTGGTCGCAGTGATATCGGCGCCCTGCATATTATCAGCCACGGCGATGAAGGCTCACTGGAGTTGGGATCGGCAACCCTGACCTTTGAGAGCATGAGCAGCACCTATGCCGATGAGTTGAAGGTGATCGGAGAGGCGCTGAGCGAGCAGGCAGATATTCTGGTTTATGGCTGTAATTTCGGCTCGGGAGCAGTGGGCACGCAAGCCGCTTTGCAGCTTTCCATCTTGACCGGTGCTGACGTCGCAGCCTCGGATGATTTGACCGGCCATTCAGATCAGGGAGGCGACTGGGATCTGGAGCTTGAGACCGGCGCTATTGAAAGTGATGTTGCCATCGGGGATCAGACGCAAGCGAATTGGGCGCATGTGCTTGCCGATCCTTTGGATATCATTGCGTTGCCAGGGGTTGCGACAAGCGACATTCATTCTGCCTACAGCTTTGAAGTCTCCAGCATTCTGGGGCTGGATGACAGCGGCAACGGGCAGCATATGGCGATGTTCAACAGCCCTGATCAAACGGTGAGTGCAGATGGATCAAGCGCTCTGGATTTGGATAGTGGGGACTATGCCGAGCTGCCCTCTTTCGAATCCGGCGGAGCAATGACGATTGCTGCATCCGTGCGCTTTGATACGGTGGGGTCTTATCAGCGTGTATTTGATTTCGGGCAGACGGATGCAACCGGATTGGGCAATATTTATGTCGCGCGTTCCGGGACCAGCAGCGATCTGACTTTCGCAATGACACTGCAGGGAAGCTATACCAACCAGATCTTTGCTACTGGAGTGATTACCGACGCTGAATGGTTGCATTTCGTTGCGACCGTAGACGAAGACGGATTGATGACGCTCTATGTCAATGGCGTGGAGGCTGCCAGTTTCTCAGGGACTGCTTTGTCAACGGGCACAAGAGATAACTATTATATCGGGAAATCCAATTTTACCGGTGATGCGGATTTTGATGGCGCGATTGATAATTTCATCGTTTTGAATGAGGCCGTTTCAGCAGAGCAGGCTGCGGCACTTTATAATCAGAGCGGTTTTGCGATCGATGAAAACAGCATCAACGGAACGGTGGTCGGCACTGTATATGGTACAGATTCTGACAGCGGGGAAAGCCTGAGCTACAGCCTCGCTGATGATGTTGGTGGGCGTTTTGCGATCAATAGCTCGACGGGCGAAATTACCGTCGCGGATTCATCGCTTCTTGATTATGAAACAGCCACTTCTCATGATCTTACAGTGCGTGTCACCGACGGAACGTCCGGGACGCGCGATGAAATTCTTACGGTCAATCTCAACAATCAGGACTTTGAACCACAACAGGTTGTGCCTGTCGGGCAGTCGGTCACAGAGAATGGCTCCCTGACATTCAGTTCCGGTAACGGCAATGCCATCACCGTGAGTGACAGCAGCGCAGCGGACACCCTTCTCAGTGTCACGCTTGATGCCTCAAACGGGCAGATGTCTCTGGCCCAGTTAACCGGTATCACGATTACCGCCGGAAGCGATGATAGTGACTATCTGGTCATTCAGGGTCTGGAAAGCGACTTGAATGCAGCTCTTGATGGGTTGGTATTTGTTCCGGACGAGGATTTCAACGGTATAGCTGATATCACGGTCACCACTTCGCTGTCGGTTGACCTTGCTGCGGACTATACGTTCGATGCGGGATCTGCTGCGAATGATAGCCCGACGCTTGGTGGAGATGGCGTTTTCTCTGGAGAGGCCGGGACTGCCGTTGATGCAGAACGCGGCACGGTGCTCTCGCTGGACGGGAACGGAGATTACATCACCATTGATGGCGTTTTTGATCAGCCAGATCAGGTTACTCTGGCGGCCTGGGTGAACTTCTCAAGCATTGATACCGGCGGGGCACATGTCATCAGTCTTGGTGACAGCGTTGTGTTAGCCGTTGATATAACGGGTTTTGGTTATGGTGTCAGTGGGTTGATCTACAATGGTACGAGTTGGGATATTCTTGCTTCAGGGCAGTATATTCAATCAACCGGTTGGCACCATGTGGCATATACATATGATGACGCCAACGATATCCATACGCTCTATCTGGATGGAGAGATTGTTGCCACGTCTGCAATTGCGAACTCAATCTCTTATAGCTTGGCTGCAGATACGGTTATCGGCACGCATGGGGATGGCAATGTCGATTATGAATATAATGGCTTGATCGATGACGCCCGCATTTACACCCGGGCTTTGTCACCTGATGAGATAGCCGCAGTTGCTTCCAGTAAAGACATCGTGTCCAACTCGATTTCCATCACGGTTGATGCTGTTAACAATGCGCCAGAGTTCGGGACCGGAAGCGGGTTGAATATTGTGTCTCTGGCCGATCTGGATGATGAGATTGTTGATTTCGAGATTCTCTCAGATGGCAGCATCATAGCGCTGAGTGCTGTCAATACCGCCAGCTCCGGGCAAGATATCGACTTCGGTTTGACCAAATATCTCTCAGACGGAACCATCGATACCAGTTGGGGAACAAACGGCTCGGTTATTACCGCGATAAACACCAATGATGAAACCGTCAGCGCCATGACCGTGCAATCAGATGGCAAGATCATGGTTAGCGGGTCCTACAATAACGGCTCTTCTGATCATGGGGTTCTTATACGCTATAACGCGGATGGCTCCCTTGATAGCAGTTTTGGCTCTGGCGGTATTCTGGGAGTTGGCTCTGCGCTTGGTGATAATGATTATGGAAGGGATATACTGGTTCAGCCAGATGGGAAAATTCTGGCGACCGGCGATGTTGCCGTTGGTGGTGTAAATTCTATTTATATCACCCGTCACAATGAAGATGGATCTCTTGATACATCGTTTGGCGGCAGCGGGATTGTTTCTCTTGATATCGATGTCTATGACGAGTTTGTCACGACCATGTTGCTGCAGTCTGACGGAAAAATCATCGTCGGCGGCTATAATGACACCTATGCCTCAATGGATTTTGCGCTTATCCGTCTGAATAGTGACGGCTCTTATGATAGCGGCTTTGATGGCGATGGTATCTGGACCAACTATGATGTTTCATCGGATCAGATCAGCTATGCGACCGCTCTTGATGCCAGTGACAGAATTCTGATTGCCGGAACAACAAATACCGCAGGAAATCTCGACAGCTTTGTCATGCGTGTCAATTCAGATGGCTCACTGGATACAAGTTTCGGGTCTTTTGGCAGCGTCACTTTGGCACTTGGCTCTTCGGACGAGAAAATCACGCAAATAAGGGAACTGTCGGACGGCAAGATTCTGCTGGCGGGTTTTGCCTATAATGGGGCAGACAATGATTTGCTGTTGGTCAGGCTGAATGCCGATGGCTCGCTTGATGCCAGATTTGGCTCCTCCGGCTATTTGATCACGGATCTTGGCGGAAGCGATGATCGGATCAACGCGCTGGCCATTCTCGATACAGGGGAAATTGTCGTCGGGGGCAAATCTGACAGTGACGGTTTCCTTGCCCGCTTTGATAGTGATGGCGCATTTGACCGAAGCTTCAATATAACCGGTCTGCTTGATGGTACGCCCAGTTACGTGGAAGATGGCTCGGCAGTGGTGCTTGATGGCGATGTCCTGGTGTTTGACGTTGAATTGTCCGGGCTAGACAGCTTCGATGGGGCATCTATCCAAATCCAGCGGCAGGGCGGTGCTGATGGGGACGACAGCTTTGTTGAAAGTGGCACTCTGGGTTCTTTGACCGAAGGGGGGGCCTTAAGCGTTGATAGCATATCGGTTGGAACGGTGACTACGAACTCTTCGGGAACCTTGCTGCTGACCTTTAATGCCAATGCGACAAATGTGCTTGTCAATCATGTGCTTCAGCAGATCGCCTATTACAATATTTCTTCCGCACCACCTTCGAGCGTTACGCTCAGCTGGACATTTTTTGATGGAAATAGCGGTGCGCAGGGGTCGGGCGGCAGCAAGAGTGCCACCGGCAGCACAGTTGTCTCGATAACGGCGGTTAATAGTGCTCCGCTCAACAATGTTCCCGGCCCGCAGGCCGTTGCTCAAGATGCGTCGCTGACTTTTTCGGCTGTTACAGACAATGAGATAACCATCTCCGATGGTGATGCCGGAGCCAGCGTGGTCGAGGTTTCTCTCACCGCAGTTGACGGCACGATCAGTCTTGGCAGTCTTTCCGGATTAAGCTTCAGTTCCGGAGATGGAACTGACGACAATGCCATGACCTTCCAAGGGACGATCAGCGACATCAACACAGCTCTTGAAGGCCTTGTCTTTACACCAACGCCCGGTTTTAGCGGCTTCGCGTCGCTTGGCATATTGACAAGTGATTTGGGCAATAGCGGATCCGGGGGGGCGCAGACCGATAGTGATCTGATAGAAATTGATGTTGGAATTGCGCAATTCCAAGAGGGAATTGATTCCTACGTTGGAACGATTGATACCTATGCCGATGCATCGCAACCGGCTACGGTGCAGGGGGTTCTGCACTATATTTCGGTGAATGAAACCGGAGGGTCGGACACTGGTCTTCTCCTTTTCGATAATCTGTTTGGAAACGGGGCCGGGCAGGTGCCAGCAGGTGCGACGATCAATGATGTCAGCCTCTGGATATATGTGCTGAGCACGGATTCGGCCACACAGGTGACCGTGCATGAGATGCTTTCCAGTTGGGATGAGACATCCACTTACAATTCGCTGGTTGATGGTGTTGCTGCCGATGATGTTGAAGCGAGCTCAACCGTTCTTGCAACAATCGATGCGGGAGTGGAAGGCTGGATAAAAATCGACGGTCTGGTTGATTTGGTCCAGAGTTGGGCTGATGGCGGCACCAATCATGGCTTGGCCTTCGTTTCCCAAGGGGCGGACAATTGGATGTTTGCCTCTTCGGAATATGGAACGCTTTCCATGCGCCCTCATCTTGCAATTGATTACACGGTGTCTAGCGCTCCGGTGATAACGCCATCGGGTTCTTCTGCGACCTTCACCGAGGGGGGAACTGACGCGGTGCTCGATCCGGCTCTTTCTCTTTCATATGCCGATAGCACGAACCTTACTGGCGCAACGCTTCAGATTACCAACTGTGTCACCGGGCAGGATGCCCTGTCTTTTACCAATCAGAACGGTATTAGCGGGAGTTGGGATGCTGGCACCGGCACGCTCACGCTTTCAGGTTCAGCAAGCTTGGCGCAATATGAAACCGCGATCCAGTCCATCACCTACAGCAATTCCTCGGATGATCCGGATGTGACTACGCGTTCCATCGATCTGATCGTTTCGAATGGAGGCGTAAATTCTGATGTTACCACGCTCAGTGTGAATGTCGCTGCGGTCAATGATATTGCCTATAACGCAGGAAGTCTTCCAAGCGATCTGTCGGTAACGGAAGATCTGGCAAGTGATCTGGATTTGTCCGCTGTAAATCTGGCTGATCTGGACGACCGTGGTGGCGCAATAACCTTGAGCCTTTCTACCTCATCCGGCGGGCAACTGACCCTGGCTACAGCAAGCGGCATTACCGTAACGGGGAATGGCACTGGCGCGGCAACAATCACCGGCACACTCGCCGATCTGAACAGTTATCTTGATACCAGTAGCAATATTAAATACCAGCACCCAACGGGCAATCTCAACGGCGATAATGCGGATGTTCTGACCCTCGGACTTGATGATAATGGCAATACAGGCTCGGGCAGCTCTTCGGCTTCCCTGGGCACCATCAATATAGATATTATTGCGGTCAATGATACCCCAACTGACATTGCTCCCAATGGCTTTTCCATTGCTGAGACGACGGACACGACTGGCGGTTATTCCCTCGGGACGCTGACGACAACAGATCCGGACAGTGGCGATAGCTTTACTTATACCATCACAGGAGGTGCCGATGCTGCGTCCTTTTCCATTGGTGGCGGGGCGAGCAACGAGCTGCTGCTAGATGATGGTGTCCTCGACTATAACGCCCAGTCCAGCTACGAAGTTGTTTTGCGCTCAACAGATGGCGCTGGTGCCTGGATTGAAGAAACGCTCACCATCACCGTTATTGATCAGAATCAGGCTCCAAGCGACATTTCGCCCAATGGCTTCTCTTTGGATGAAGGAATTGACACAACGGGCGGCGTAACGCTGGGAACCCTTGCTGCGGTTGATCCGGACAGTGGTGATAGCTTTTCTTTCGCCCTGATAGGTGGGGCCGATCAGGGCAGCTTCTCACTTGGAGGCGCGAGCGGAAATGAGCTGATCTTCGATGATGGACTGCTGAACCACGAGGCTCAATCCAGCTATACCGTTGAGGTGCAGGTCACCGATAGTGGAGGCAGTAGCTATAGTGAGTTTCTGACGGTTACGATCAATGATGTGAATGACGCACCGACTGGCTCTGTGACGATCTCAGGTGCTGCAACGGAGGGGCAGACGCTAGCTGCTGATACCTCGACGATTGCCGATGAAGACGGGCTAGGAACCTTTGCCTATCAATGGTATCGGGATGGCGCGGCGATTGTTGGGGCGACCGGCTCCTGCTATGGGCTCGGTCAGAGTGATGTCGGCTCTGCGATTACTGTGTCTGTGAGCTATGTCGATGGCTATGGGGCTTCTGAGACTCTCATCTCTGCTGCGACCGGTCCTATTGCCAATGTGAATGATGCGGTGACTGGCTCTGTGATGATCTCAGGTACTGCAACGGAAGGGCAGACGCTGGCCGCTGACACCTCGACGATGGCCGATGAAGACGGGCTCGGAGCCTTTGCCTATCAATGGTATCGAGATGGCGCGGCGATTGTTGGGGCGACCGGCTCCTGCTATGGGCTCGGTCAGAGCGATGTCGGCTCAGCGATTACTGTGTCTGTGAGCTATGTCGATGGCTATGGAGCTTCTGAGAGCCTCGTCTCTGCTGCGACCGGTCCTATTGCCAATGTGAATGACACACCGACTGGCTCTGTGACGATCTCAGGTACTGCAACGGAAGGGCAGACGCTAGCTGCTGACACCTCGACGATTGCCGATGAAGACGGTCTCGGGACCTTTGCCTATCAATGGTATCGGGATGGCGCGGTGATTGTTGGGGCGACCGGCTCCAGCTATGGGCTCGGTCAGAGCGATGTCGGCTTTGCGATCAAGGTATCTGTGAGCTATGTCGATGGCTATGGAGCTTCTGAGAGCCTGACGTCTCAGTCTATCGATATTTCAGCTTCTGACGATAACAGCTCATCGGCAAATAATCAGCTAACCCCCGAACAGCAAATCCCTGAACAAGAAACGACTGACACTGTAGCCAAGGAATATTCTGGTGAGATGCCTGTGCGTACAGAAGCGGATCAGAGTTTGGTGCAGGGGAGCGGTGCAGATATTGTCGCGGATCAGACCGAAGATCATTCTGCAAGCAAAAGAGATAAAGACAAAGCAGAGCAGCAGCTTGAAGGTGATGACTTGCTTGCAGAAGCTTTGGATCGCTCTTCACCTCCGGTTTTCAAGGAATTCAAGCGGGCCTTGTCTGCTCGCGTTCAATATGAACGGATTGGATTTGGCCATATCGAAGCCTCGCTCGTCAGTGACGCCGTTGATCAATCCTTACGTGATCTTAAGCAACATAACCGTATCTTGGGAGCAACATCGATTGATTTGACAATGTCTGTTGGTTCAGTCTTGTCGGCCGGATTTGTGACTTGGGTTATTCGAAGCGGAGCCCTGATGAGCGCCTTCTTATCTACCATGCCTGTTTGGCGCGGCTTTGACC
This window of the uncultured Cohaesibacter sp. genome carries:
- a CDS encoding DUF4347 domain-containing protein; translation: MGKEIKKSVSISNDLQDRKPSGSLFAFRELEPRIAFDGALLATALDELQSDDLLTSDNSEFGDGTSGLTDYDHASFDLGHSDAGDNSDVASFEAAHVLDTSTSSAANSATEIIFVIDDVVDADQLLADLDPVYEVVFLDADQDGLLQMADYLAGRSDIGALHIISHGDEGSLELGSATLTFESMSSTYADELKVIGEALSEQADILVYGCNFGSGAVGTQAALQLSILTGADVAASDDLTGHSDQGGDWDLELETGAIESDVAIGDQTQANWAHVLADPLDIIALPGVATSDIHSAYSFEVSSILGLDDSGNGQHMAMFNSPDQTVSADGSSALDLDSGDYAELPSFESGGAMTIAASVRFDTVGSYQRVFDFGQTDATGLGNIYVARSGTSSDLTFAMTLQGSYTNQIFATGVITDAEWLHFVATVDEDGLMTLYVNGVEAASFSGTALSTGTRDNYYIGKSNFTGDADFDGAIDNFIVLNEAVSAEQAAALYNQSGFAIDENSINGTVVGTVYGTDSDSGESLSYSLADDVGGRFAINSSTGEITVADSSLLDYETATSHDLTVRVTDGTSGTRDEILTVNLNNQDFEPQQVVPVGQSVTENGSLTFSSGNGNAITVSDSSAADTLLSVTLDASNGQMSLAQLTGITITAGSDDSDYLVIQGLESDLNAALDGLVFVPDEDFNGIADITVTTSLSVDLAADYTFDAGSAANDSPTLGGDGVFSGEAGTAVDAERGTVLSLDGNGDYITIDGVFDQPDQVTLAAWVNFSSIDTGGAHVISLGDSVVLAVDITGFGYGVSGLIYNGTSWDILASGQYIQSTGWHHVAYTYDDANDIHTLYLDGEIVATSAIANSISYSLAADTVIGTHGDGNVDYEYNGLIDDARIYTRALSPDEIAAVASSKDIVSNSISITVDAVNNAPEFGTGSGLNIVSLADLDDEIVDFEILSDGSIIALSAVNTASSGQDIDFGLTKYLSDGTIDTSWGTNGSVITAINTNDETVSAMTVQSDGKIMVSGSYNNGSSDHGVLIRYNADGSLDSSFGSGGILGVGSALGDNDYGRDILVQPDGKILATGDVAVGGVNSIYITRHNEDGSLDTSFGGSGIVSLDIDVYDEFVTTMLLQSDGKIIVGGYNDTYASMDFALIRLNSDGSYDSGFDGDGIWTNYDVSSDQISYATALDASDRILIAGTTNTAGNLDSFVMRVNSDGSLDTSFGSFGSVTLALGSSDEKITQIRELSDGKILLAGFAYNGADNDLLLVRLNADGSLDARFGSSGYLITDLGGSDDRINALAILDTGEIVVGGKSDSDGFLARFDSDGAFDRSFNITGLLDGTPSYVEDGSAVVLDGDVLVFDVELSGLDSFDGASIQIQRQGGADGDDSFVESGTLGSLTEGGALSVDSISVGTVTTNSSGTLLLTFNANATNVLVNHVLQQIAYYNISSAPPSSVTLSWTFFDGNSGAQGSGGSKSATGSTVVSITAVNSAPLNNVPGPQAVAQDASLTFSAVTDNEITISDGDAGASVVEVSLTAVDGTISLGSLSGLSFSSGDGTDDNAMTFQGTISDINTALEGLVFTPTPGFSGFASLGILTSDLGNSGSGGAQTDSDLIEIDVGIAQFQEGIDSYVGTIDTYADASQPATVQGVLHYISVNETGGSDTGLLLFDNLFGNGAGQVPAGATINDVSLWIYVLSTDSATQVTVHEMLSSWDETSTYNSLVDGVAADDVEASSTVLATIDAGVEGWIKIDGLVDLVQSWADGGTNHGLAFVSQGADNWMFASSEYGTLSMRPHLAIDYTVSSAPVITPSGSSATFTEGGTDAVLDPALSLSYADSTNLTGATLQITNCVTGQDALSFTNQNGISGSWDAGTGTLTLSGSASLAQYETAIQSITYSNSSDDPDVTTRSIDLIVSNGGVNSDVTTLSVNVAAVNDIAYNAGSLPSDLSVTEDLASDLDLSAVNLADLDDRGGAITLSLSTSSGGQLTLATASGITVTGNGTGAATITGTLADLNSYLDTSSNIKYQHPTGNLNGDNADVLTLGLDDNGNTGSGSSSASLGTINIDIIAVNDTPTDIAPNGFSIAETTDTTGGYSLGTLTTTDPDSGDSFTYTITGGADAASFSIGGGASNELLLDDGVLDYNAQSSYEVVLRSTDGAGAWIEETLTITVIDQNQAPSDISPNGFSLDEGIDTTGGVTLGTLAAVDPDSGDSFSFALIGGADQGSFSLGGASGNELIFDDGLLNHEAQSSYTVEVQVTDSGGSSYSEFLTVTINDVNDAPTGSVTISGAATEGQTLAADTSTIADEDGLGTFAYQWYRDGAAIVGATGSCYGLGQSDVGSAITVSVSYVDGYGASETLISAATGPIANVNDAVTGSVMISGTATEGQTLAADTSTMADEDGLGAFAYQWYRDGAAIVGATGSCYGLGQSDVGSAITVSVSYVDGYGASESLVSAATGPIANVNDTPTGSVTISGTATEGQTLAADTSTIADEDGLGTFAYQWYRDGAVIVGATGSSYGLGQSDVGFAIKVSVSYVDGYGASESLTSQSIDISASDDNSSSANNQLTPEQQIPEQETTDTVAKEYSGEMPVRTEADQSLVQGSGADIVADQTEDHSASKRDKDKAEQQLEGDDLLAEALDRSSPPVFKEFKRALSARVQYERIGFGHIEASLVSDAVDQSLRDLKQHNRILGATSIDLTMSVGSVLSAGFVTWVIRSGALMSAFLSTMPVWRGFDPLVILGSTGPLAMSHSKADDKEEGELSKAERVFDRFDKKRGSRPS